In the Hydractinia symbiolongicarpus strain clone_291-10 chromosome 13, HSymV2.1, whole genome shotgun sequence genome, CCTACTGAAGTTTCTTGTAAAAGCCGAAACAATAAATCGAAGAAAGCAAgtggaaaaagtaaaaacaagggCACACTTTTATTTGCCACGGGAAGTCAGAGAAAatattaagtttaaaaatttgtgtttcTGGCTTGTGTTATTAGACAATTTATAATTAAAATGGTGAACTGTAATAATTGTTATGTTAAAAAAGCATTTAGTTGTATTGTAGTTCTTTAAAAAGATACTAATCTCTAAAAACTGTCTTGACtaaacttaaattaaaaaagatttcCCGGCTAAACTTGTATAACAGATTCTGCTGTAAATTTCACTTAATTTTACGGCCAAGTATCCTCCAGAAGCTCTCTTTAATTTTAACAGCTTTTTTAACACCGGGATGTCTGACGTGCAAATAAAGATTTGCGTCTGCAGGATAGCAGATGTCATTTAAatgaactttttaaattttttttcctcctGAGGATAATTAAATATTGTCACAATATCACCCATTTCTCTTAATGAAATAATTGCGCCCAGGCCTAAAATGTGACGGAGATTTTTTTGGACAGCGATTTTAAAGCACCTGGTCATAAAGCGGAACTTAGCCAATCCAGTATAATAGATTTATAGGAGATAGGATTTCTATCCTCCTAAGCTCGACCTAAGCACCATCGTAAAGGTGCTTATCAAAAAGTCCAGCGCAtgtgagaagcaaatagtcctggcgATGAGGTTGTTATCCTCTGTTCTTTGGTGGGTAAAAAAGGCAATAATATTTTGGTCGGTAAGCAAAAATTTAGTCTTTTTTGTTATCGAAAAGGTGATATAGCGTCATGCTTTCCACAACGAAGTATAACACGAAAGACGATAAAATATAAACCGAAGAATAAATCATAAGCCTGCAAGTGTGgacaaagtcaaaaaaaaattataagaaagAGGAATGCGTCAGCTGTATCATGCAGTTTAAACTGATCGTTTATTTCCGGCTTAtgttgtaaaataaaaagatattaGCTTTCCCGTATGAAAAGCGTACGGTGTTATTTTTGTGCGCACCCAGGTGGTTAAAAAATCAGttgcttctttttcttttgccgATATATTTGATAGGTTATGCAAGTGCGCATGCGTTAAACTTTCACAATCAAAACAAAGATGTCGGCATGAATCGCCACATTGACAGTCTTGGAAGTTGGGAAATCAAATTGTTTGTTGGTACTAGTTGCAAATTATGAAATAATAACAACCAAAgagttacaaaaatgttttgtgttaAACCCAAAGTAAACACTGGTTCCTTATTTCTATGGctggttattattttttcacaagcgGGTTTTTTATTCGGAACCGAGGTATCGGCAGCAAATACATCTTTTCTAACagtaaatttagataaaaagcaCTATCCGAAATACGATGAGCTTACAAGAATCTTAAAGTATTATCATAATAAATATCCTGCAATAGCTAGATTAAGTTCAATAGGGAAGTCTGTGCAAGGCCGAGAATTATGGTATATGCAGATCACTGATAAACCCGATGTTATAGAAGATGGGGAACCCATGTTTAAATATGTCGGAAATATGCATGGCAACGAAGTTATCAGTAGACAAGTTTTGATATATCTTATACAATATTTATGTGATAATTACAATACCAATCCAAGAGTTAAGAAGTTAGTTGACacaacaaacatttttattctgcCGTCATTGAATCCAGACGGCTTTGAAGCTGCTGAGGAAGGGGAATGTGATGGATACAGCAAAAACAAGTATTCAGGTCGAAATAATGCAAATAACAAAGATCTAAACAGAAACTTTCCTGATCAGTTTAAGAATTGGAATACGTTTAAATTAAAGGATGCAGAACCAGAAACACGAGCAATGATGAGATGGATATATAGGAATCCTTTTGTTCTTTCTGCAAATTTGCACGGTGGTTCAGTTGTAGCAAGCTATCCATATGATAGCAATGCAAAAATGGTTGATAGGATATATAGTAAGGCACCAGATGATAATTTCTTTCAACATTTAGCTCGAACTTATGCACAAAATCACCCTATTATGAAAACAGGGGAACCAAAATGTCCATCTGAGCCAGACGAAAAGTTTAAAGATGGAATTACCAATGGGGCAGAATGGTACAATGTGCCAGGAGGAATGCAAGATTTCAATTATTTAATAAGTAATTGTTTTGAAATAACGCTTGAGTTGTCCTGCTGTAAATACCCATATGCTTCTGAATTGCAAAAGGAATGGGATAACAATAGGGAGTCTTTGCTGAAATATATTGAACAGGTTCACCGAGGTATAAAAGGAAGGATAAGTGATCAAGATGGTGCAGCAGTTAGTAAAGCTGTCATATCTGTAAGTAATGTAAATCATGCTGTGAAATCTACTAAGACTGGTGACTATTGGAGGCTTCTTCTTCCTGGTGTGTACAATATAACAGTTTCTGCACCCAACCATGACCCTATCAAAAAGACAGGTGTGGTTGTTCACAACTTACTACCTACTGAGATAAACTTTGTACTAAAAAGATCAATTCGAGCAACAACATTGCGTCCTATTAGAGATACCACACCACACATTTCTTCAGAGCTTGTTGCTGAAACATCCACTCAGGAACATTTCTCAGGAAGTGTGCCTACAACTGTTGCTGACAAATCTACAGGGGTTTGGAGTCCTTCCGTAATTGATGGTTCCACTCATTTGCCAGGTAATTTAATTCCCTTAACCACAGAAAAAATTAGACAACTTTATGCAACATTAAAGGAACCTAATCAAATTAAACACCATAATTATGAAGCTTTAACAACATTTCTTGTAAaccttaaaaaacaatatcataACATATTAAACTTGTATAGTATTGGGAAGAGTGTAGAAAGGCGAGAACTGTGGGTAGCTGAGCTTTCTAATAGCCCTGGAGTACACCAACCTGGAAAACCAGAATTTAAGTATGTTGGAAATATTCATGGTAATGAGGTTGTAGGAAGAGAATGCTTACTGCTGCTTCTACAGTTTTTGTGTGAGAACTACAAGAGTTCACTGGAAATACAAAGCATTGTGAACAATTCCCGTATTCATATTATGCCTTCTTTAAATCCAGATGGTTATGAAAGGGCACATGAAGGGGACAGACAGGAACTTACTGGTAGGAATAATGTAAATAATGTTGACTTAAATCGAAACTACCCTGACCAGTTTGACAAACCTGGAACCTCATATAATTTTCAACCAGAAACCAAATCAATGATGGCTTGGATAAAACATAGCTCATTTGTTTTGTCAGTTAATCTACATGGTGGTGCACTGGTAGCAAACTATCCTTACGATGACTCACCAACAGGAGAGGATAAATATTCAAAATCACCAGATGATGCATTGTTTCGTCATCTGTCATCCATTTATGCTGATGCCCATCCCATGATGCATTATGGAAATGGTTGTCCAGAATATCCTGATGAAACCTTTCAACGTGGAATAACAAATGGGGCTCAGTGGTATAGTGTCAAGGGTGGCATGCAAGATTACAATTATTTACATTCAAATGATTATGAAATAACAGTTGAAATGGGATGTTTTAAATTTCCACCTGAAAACCGAATGCAAAGCTATTGGGATGGCCACAAAGTTCCCTTGTTACGTTTAGCCATTGAGATATTTAAAGGTTTAAAGGGCTTTGTAAAAACTACGTCAAACATCCCAATATCCAATGCAAGTGTAATTGTTCATGGAATAAATCATAATGTTTACTCTTTAAAGGATGGTGATTATTTCAGGTTATTGCTGCCTGGATCATATGATATAACTGTATCTGCCCATGGTTTTAAAGATGAAAGCAAGCATGTTGTAGTTGATAATGGCttggctaaaaaaataaattttactttaaaaggAATAAAGGAAGTTATTTACACTAATGTTCAAAATACTGTTAAACCAGCTGTAATAGAAAGCATAAGTCCACTGGTGGCACTTAAAGGaaaaattttaagttataacaataatttaaacaacgATAATCTTCACCTAAATTTATCATCATCAACAATAAAAGGTGATTACCTAAATTTAatcattaaattaattaaaatttaatttatttttcagcaattaatAATCATTTGTGTAGAATAATTATAAAGTCTATTTATTTCACTGTTAATGGCACTATAGTATGTCTATTGTTTGATTAGCTATGCGTGATCTTACTTTTTACTTATCCTTTTTTTCTTCGCAGCATCTAGTGCAGTACCACCCAAGACAACTTTACCACCCGGTAAAACCGCATTTCAATATCACACATATCAAAGTATGTTCAAATACTTGCGAGATCACGAAGATAAGTTTAAAGATTTGGTTAAACTACATGGTATCAGTGAAACAGGTATTCACCGACATGTTTGGTCAGTCGAGATATCAACAAACATTGGTgaagaaaatgtagataaagcTAATATTGGACTAATAGCAGGCTTACATGGATACGATTcaattggaagagaagtgttgttaATGTTTCTGCACTCTCTTGTGAAGGGATATAACGAAAACAATAAGAGAATTCGGAATTTGCTATCATCAATTCGTTTACATATTATCCCTATGGTGATGGTTGATGGGATGGATAATGCTGTGGCAGGAGATTGTAATGGCGAAAAGTTTTCTTCTCTAGAACCAAACATTTATAATCAGTTTAAATTGAACAAACaggtatttcttttttttttgtatatttattagttttttaaaaaaaggtttatgtgcatttgaaaattaaaatattctttacaaaactaaataaataacatgttttattgcattaaaaGTCGTTGGTGTGTTAGAATACTCTATGGCTTTTAATATCAACTCAGAAGTTGCACTTTAAAAAAACCAAATTACtggatgtaattttttttaccagctTAGAGTAATAAATATACCTAAACAAATATTAAATCTTTTAAGTTACCATAAaataaatgggacaatttgtCTCTGAGAAGTTTGTCTTTTCCAGGTAAAAAAACGTGATATACACACTTAAAATAGACATGCATATCCAATATTTTCGTTTTAGGCTTCCGATGAACCTAAGTTAGTAACTGACTTGAAAAAATGgatgaaaaatcaaaattttcttttcactgcTTTAGTTGAGGGAGGTGATTTACTTGTCAGGTTAGAAATTACTACCTTCTAATAATCGTCCCTATTGTGTTGTACGTATTACTTTTAGTTATAATTTTGTTATGTTACATACAATGGATGATAAAATGGCCGGAATTTTACTCTGTTGTTTTTCCATTCTTTGATCCCTAGTAACAAGTAACCTAAAATAAGCTGGAATCTAAGCAAGTTAAACATTGGTTATCAAGGTGTTAGCAGTTGTTCCACTTGATATTTGTGTTTTATTCAAGCAGGTTAAAGAAGGTTTTGAGACAGGTAAACAAAGAATACAagtaccttattccatgaaattaacgagtcaagaaattaacgcaAATTAAATTAACGGTCATTAAAATTAAAGCGgtttaatgaaattattttgaaaaaggcatttaattaacgTGGTTGAGcaatgttgttttcaaaaatgcattttattaacgcgaatttgagaATATGCGATATCACACGAAGCAAAAATTACGGCAACAGTCGAATCCACGGTCTCCTCTATTACAAGGCGGTTTGGAAATCGAAATAAAAGTTGTTTggaaagaaaatgttaaaaatttaaggTAAAGGTGCTTTCAGTTAATTTTCCACTTAAATCTAGTACGATGATTatacaaaagcttttttaacacCGTTGAGGTGTTAAAAATGAGGAGGAAACagtagaaaatttgtaaaatcttgtatttttatgtttttaggcttttatatattgtaaaaaagttaccaaattaacagtattttaattaacgagtcatgaaatcaacagtctttaaattaacactgcatttaattaacaGTCAATAAAATAACGCGAATTTTGGaaaaccgcgttaatttcatgactcgttaattttATGGAATAAGGCATACAAAGTTGGGCTGCTAAAGAGATAATTAACACGTTATTTATAACTTTTCGGTTCTGCATGTTTTATGCAATATTAAAACTTTGTGATTAAAATCCTACCTTAATAAAGACAAGAAACAGtatcaattttttgaaatactATAAAATAATAGTACCGATTATTACAACTGTGACAAGGCGTTTTGCAACTTAAGCATAACGTAAAAGCTGACAGAAATATTTGAAATTCTTTcactaatttttaaacaaacctTTTTCTTTTACTTATATAGTTATCCACCTGATTCAATTGTCAACGGTGATCCTAGATTGAATGGCAAAAATAGTATCGATGACGACTTTTTTAAGAGTCTAGCACTCCGATACTCGGTGAAAAATAAGAAGTTGTATCATGGGAATGGTTGTGATGGAATTCAAACCCACCGCGGTGTTAGTATTGGTAAGTTGTGTGGTAACCCCAGGGGATTTTTTATTTGCTGTGGAGCTCCCAcctaatgaatttaaaaaaattgtttgagtaATTCTGATTTACACCCCCTAGGAGCTGAATGGAAGACACGCGAGAATACCATGGGCATGTATTCGTACCTTGCGTTAAACAATTTACAGATTAATGTCCACCTTGCTTGTTGTCGAACTCCCCCCGCTGATGATGTCGCCTCGATTTGGAGTGAGAATAAAGAGTCATTGTTGGAATTCTCTGAACTTGCGTACGCACGTGTGTATGGGTTTGTAAAAGATATGAACAATAGCGTAGCTAGCGACGCCTGGGTTACTTTCTCGAACACAAAAGCTtatgctaacgtcagcaaatcTGGATTCTATCAGAAATATTTACTCCCTGAGAAGTACACCCTTACGGCCAATCACGGTGATTTAGAAGCGATCAAAAAGGATGTCCAGATCTCGAAAACCACTCCCGTGCGAGAAGATTTTGTTCTTCATCAACAAGCCAAATACGAGCACCATAACTATAAAGATTTGACAAGACATCTCAGTGAACTTGCGAGAAACTTTTCTTCAATCACAAAACTATACAGTATTGGTTCGTCTGTGCAAGGAAGAAAGATTTGGGTACTAGAAATTAGTGATAACCCGGGAAGTCATGAATCTGGAGAGCCTGAATTCAAATACGTGGCAGGTGAGATAACATTGGCGTGACGAAATATTGTCATTGAATTTAGAGTCTGTTATACATAAAAAGGTTACGCTGAACATGAAATTGTTATTTTGGGAGGGTTAGGGATGGCGATAGACATAGACATGTTGTagcgttttctttttttcagtaaCTGAAGCTGTAATTCTTCATAGTGTGTACAGAATGCTCAACATCAAACACTGTAATATCTAAGCTTCACTGTGAATGTCCCTATAATGATTTGTGTGAGCTGCTAAAATAATTTTCACGATGATAATAAATTTTTAGGTATCCATGGCAACGAAGTCGCTGGCCGAGAATTACTGCTTCTTTTGGCGCGGCACTTATGTTTGGGGTATGGTAACGACCATTCATTGACATCACTTATCAACCGAACGCGTATTCATATTTTACCGGTCGCTAATCCGGACGGTGCAGAAGAGGCTGTATATGGAGACTGCAGTTCTGAAAAGGGAAAGTTGAATGCGAATGGGAAAGACCTTGCTCAAGATTTTCCTGGTGAGTTTTTGTTGCATTCCTTTACTTTAACTAATGTCAGTTCCGTAGCTGACAAGGGATATCCCTTCGCAGATTGAAACTTCTGTCTCACGTGATATTTCAAAGATTCTCAAAACACAAGCACAAACGGAAATGTAAACTTTTTTCCCCTTAGTTGAAGATGACGACGATGATAGGCCGACACAACCTGAAAGCAAAGCTATTATGCGTTGGATCAAGAAAACACCATTCGTTCTTTCTGCTACACTACACAGTGGATCTCTAGTTGTTAGCTACCCGTTCTCTCGAAGTATGACTAATTTACCTGAAGGAAATCCAACTCAAGATGATGATGTGTTTAGAAGTATAGCTAAAAGTTACTCAGCCGATCACCCGACTATGTCCAAAGGAAAGCCATATTGTCCTGGCCCCAACGTTCAGAAACAGTTTCCGGATGGAATTGTCAACATGGCGGAATGGGAAAACCACGCGATGAGTATGGTCGATTATAACTACGTGCAGGGTCAATCGTTTGAAGTTGCGATATTTACAGGATGCTGTAAAGCTCCTACAGCGAAAGATTTGAACGTGCTGTGGCAGGAGCACAAGAAAGCAATGATTAAATTCATCACGTTGGTACGTGTAAAGTAATTACAATGAAGATTTCCTAACATTCCCACATTCTCCTATTCCAAACATTTtctccataattttttttttaaacagatgatttttttgttaagatCGAGTCCGCTAAAAGAGTTAAGACCGTTAATTTTAGGAAATTTTccccctgttttttttttgccaagaTCGACTTGAGGGGACTTTTTTTCACATTTGAGCTTCTGGAAGTCTGTTACAAGGGTAATTAATATTccagcaaaaaatgttttaaaacaaaactttgtatTTTAGGTGCATACTGGTATTCGAGGTTATGTAACGGACAGTGCAACGAAGCAGGGTATTCCACAAGTTAAGGTGCAAGTAGCTGGGAGAGATTACGAAACTTTAACTGCAAATTTTGGTGATTATTGGAGAGTATTATTACCTGGGTCGTACCGTGTCGCGGTTTCTGCTCCTGGATACGAAAGTAAAAACACTATAGTTCATGTCAACAATAATAAGAAAGCCACCACGGTTAACTTTGAACTAGAAAAAGCTAGTCAGCGCATGCGTGTAACGTCGGTTATTTTCGTTGCGCTTGCGTGTTCGTGCGTTCTCGTGTTCGTGTTGTTGATGTTCATCGTCGTGCGGATATGTCGTCACAAGAGGAGATATGGAAGGAGAGGTTTCAAACCATTGCAGAATGTGGAAGATGAATACATAAAAGATACGAGACCTAAAAACGGTGTGATTTTAGAAGAATCGGAACTTTCGGATTCTGACGAAGACGAAGAAGTGATATTTAGCGACGATAATGATTTAGTTAGAAAATCGTAAGATTTATGTACACGCTTTTTATATAAGTAACCAAACATCATGAGGCTTTCAAACCCTTAAAATAATAATCAATTCCTAAGCAAAACTCAAACCTgagaataaaaaagaagtaattataacattttttatagtCATACGAAAAAGGTTATAAAACCTAAACTTCACTTCGATTAGCGCACTACCTTAACCGAGATCAAACGCATAAGGTTGCTATATGCTAAAATAAAAAGCCAACAAGCAGTAAGTTAGAAATAGTTAAGTCAGTAAAATACTCGAAAGCATGGAGCCTCAACCAAATGTTGCGTTGCTTTTATAAAAAGGCACGTATGttcttattttctctttttgtgTATTGCACTGTTTATATTTCGTGTGTTTGTAAATACGTCGGTTTTGTGGAGGTTTTCATAAGATTAGTTTGTTTTTCAATAGTCGAAGGTACTTGACAGATACGAATAAAAAATGACCAAATACTTGGCTAACTCACTAAATTAGCGGCTTATTTTGCCTCTCTCCATTTCCGATAAGTGATCTAGCAATAATAGAAACTCCAGATTGTTTTGGGGCCAGGGTGAGGGCGTGTCAAAAGTACATTATTAATCTTGCAGGGGGAGTACTGTCAAATTTTCTTGTATTAccc is a window encoding:
- the LOC130623445 gene encoding carboxypeptidase D-like isoform X2; translation: MFCVKPKVNTGSLFLWLVIIFSQAGFLFGTEVSAANTSFLTVNLDKKHYPKYDELTRILKYYHNKYPAIARLSSIGKSVQGRELWYMQITDKPDVIEDGEPMFKYVGNMHGNEVISRQVLIYLIQYLCDNYNTNPRVKKLVDTTNIFILPSLNPDGFEAAEEGECDGYSKNKYSGRNNANNKDLNRNFPDQFKNWNTFKLKDAEPETRAMMRWIYRNPFVLSANLHGGSVVASYPYDSNAKMVDRIYSKAPDDNFFQHLARTYAQNHPIMKTGEPKCPSEPDEKFKDGITNGAEWYNVPGGMQDFNYLISNCFEITLELSCCKYPYASELQKEWDNNRESLLKYIEQVHRGIKGRISDQDGAAVSKAVISVSNVNHAVKSTKTGDYWRLLLPGVYNITVSAPNHDPIKKTGVVVHNLLPTEINFVLKRSIRATTLRPIRDTTPHISSELVAETSTQEHFSGSVPTTVADKSTGVWSPSEPNQIKHHNYEALTTFLVNLKKQYHNILNLYSIGKSVERRELWVAELSNSPGVHQPGKPEFKYVGNIHGNEVVGRECLLLLLQFLCENYKSSLEIQSIVNNSRIHIMPSLNPDGYERAHEGDRQELTGRNNVNNVDLNRNYPDQFDKPGTSYNFQPETKSMMAWIKHSSFVLSVNLHGGALVANYPYDDSPTGEDKYSKSPDDALFRHLSSIYADAHPMMHYGNGCPEYPDETFQRGITNGAQWYSVKGGMQDYNYLHSNDYEITVEMGCFKFPPENRMQSYWDGHKVPLLRLAIEIFKGLKGFVKTTSNIPISNASVIVHGINHNVYSLKDGDYFRLLLPGSYDITVSAHGFKDESKHVVVDNGLAKKINFTLKGIKEVIYTNVQNTVKPAVIESISPLVALKGKILSYNNNLNNDNLHLNLSSSTIKASSAVPPKTTLPPGKTAFQYHTYQSMFKYLRDHEDKFKDLVKLHGISETGIHRHVWSVEISTNIGEENVDKANIGLIAGLHGYDSIGREVLLMFLHSLVKGYNENNKRIRNLLSSIRLHIIPMVMVDGMDNAVAGDCNGEKFSSLEPNIYNQFKLNKQASDEPKLVTDLKKWMKNQNFLFTALVEGGDLLVSYPPDSIVNGDPRLNGKNSIDDDFFKSLALRYSVKNKKLYHGNGCDGIQTHRGVSIGAEWKTRENTMGMYSYLALNNLQINVHLACCRTPPADDVASIWSENKESLLEFSELAYARVYGFVKDMNNSVASDAWVTFSNTKAYANVSKSGFYQKYLLPEKYTLTANHGDLEAIKKDVQISKTTPVREDFVLHQQAKYEHHNYKDLTRHLSELARNFSSITKLYSIGSSVQGRKIWVLEISDNPGSHESGEPEFKYVAGIHGNEVAGRELLLLLARHLCLGYGNDHSLTSLINRTRIHILPVANPDGAEEAVYGDCSSEKGKLNANGKDLAQDFPVEDDDDDRPTQPESKAIMRWIKKTPFVLSATLHSGSLVVSYPFSRSMTNLPEGNPTQDDDVFRSIAKSYSADHPTMSKGKPYCPGPNVQKQFPDGIVNMAEWENHAMSMVDYNYVQGQSFEVAIFTGCCKAPTAKDLNVLWQEHKKAMIKFITLVHTGIRGYVTDSATKQGIPQVKVQVAGRDYETLTANFGDYWRVLLPGSYRVAVSAPGYESKNTIVHVNNNKKATTVNFELEKASQRMRVTSVIFVALACSCVLVFVLLMFIVVRICRHKRRYGRRGFKPLQNVEDEYIKDTRPKNGVILEESELSDSDEDEEVIFSDDNDLVRKS
- the LOC130623445 gene encoding carboxypeptidase D-like isoform X1; translation: MFCVKPKVNTGSLFLWLVIIFSQAGFLFGTEVSAANTSFLTVNLDKKHYPKYDELTRILKYYHNKYPAIARLSSIGKSVQGRELWYMQITDKPDVIEDGEPMFKYVGNMHGNEVISRQVLIYLIQYLCDNYNTNPRVKKLVDTTNIFILPSLNPDGFEAAEEGECDGYSKNKYSGRNNANNKDLNRNFPDQFKNWNTFKLKDAEPETRAMMRWIYRNPFVLSANLHGGSVVASYPYDSNAKMVDRIYSKAPDDNFFQHLARTYAQNHPIMKTGEPKCPSEPDEKFKDGITNGAEWYNVPGGMQDFNYLISNCFEITLELSCCKYPYASELQKEWDNNRESLLKYIEQVHRGIKGRISDQDGAAVSKAVISVSNVNHAVKSTKTGDYWRLLLPGVYNITVSAPNHDPIKKTGVVVHNLLPTEINFVLKRSIRATTLRPIRDTTPHISSELVAETSTQEHFSGSVPTTVADKSTGVWSPSVIDGSTHLPASSAVPPKTTLPPGKTAFQYHTYQSMFKYLRDHEDKFKDLVKLHGISETGIHRHVWSVEISTNIGEENVDKANIGLIAGLHGYDSIGREVLLMFLHSLVKGYNENNKRIRNLLSSIRLHIIPMVMVDGMDNAVAGDCNGEKFSSLEPNIYNQFKLNKQASDEPKLVTDLKKWMKNQNFLFTALVEGGDLLVSYPPDSIVNGDPRLNGKNSIDDDFFKSLALRYSVKNKKLYHGNGCDGIQTHRGVSIGAEWKTRENTMGMYSYLALNNLQINVHLACCRTPPADDVASIWSENKESLLEFSELAYARVYGFVKDMNNSVASDAWVTFSNTKAYANVSKSGFYQKYLLPEKYTLTANHGDLEAIKKDVQISKTTPVREDFVLHQQAKYEHHNYKDLTRHLSELARNFSSITKLYSIGSSVQGRKIWVLEISDNPGSHESGEPEFKYVAGIHGNEVAGRELLLLLARHLCLGYGNDHSLTSLINRTRIHILPVANPDGAEEAVYGDCSSEKGKLNANGKDLAQDFPVEDDDDDRPTQPESKAIMRWIKKTPFVLSATLHSGSLVVSYPFSRSMTNLPEGNPTQDDDVFRSIAKSYSADHPTMSKGKPYCPGPNVQKQFPDGIVNMAEWENHAMSMVDYNYVQGQSFEVAIFTGCCKAPTAKDLNVLWQEHKKAMIKFITLVHTGIRGYVTDSATKQGIPQVKVQVAGRDYETLTANFGDYWRVLLPGSYRVAVSAPGYESKNTIVHVNNNKKATTVNFELEKASQRMRVTSVIFVALACSCVLVFVLLMFIVVRICRHKRRYGRRGFKPLQNVEDEYIKDTRPKNGVILEESELSDSDEDEEVIFSDDNDLVRKS